A single window of Onychostoma macrolepis isolate SWU-2019 chromosome 16, ASM1243209v1, whole genome shotgun sequence DNA harbors:
- the has2 gene encoding hyaluronan synthase 2, with amino-acid sequence MRCDKVITYLRIVGTTLFGISLLVGISTAYIMGYKLITTAGNYLSFGLYGAILVVHLIIQSFFALLEHRNMKRSLETPIKLNKSLALCIAAYQEDSNYLRKCLLSVKRLTYPGIKVIMVIDGNNDDDCYMMEIFQDIMGRDKATTYIWKSNYHQKGPEETEESYAESLQHVSRLVLNNKCVCIMQKWGGKREVMYTAFKALGRSVDYVQVCDSDTMLDPASSVEMVKVLEEDSMVGGVGGDVQILNKYESWVSFLSSVRYWMAFNIERACQSYFGCVQCISGPLGMYRNSLLHEFLEDWYNQTFMGSHCSFGDDRHLTNRVLSLGYATKYTARSKCLTETPITYLRWLNQQTRWSKSYFREWLYNSMWFHKHHLWMTYEAVITGFFPFFLIATAIQLFYQGRIWNILLFLLIVQVVALIKSSFASCLRGNIVMVFMSFYSVLYMSSLLPAKMFAIATINKSGWGTSGRKTVVVNFIGLIPISVWFTILFVGIIYTIIQETRKPFPESEKIVLIIGAIVYASYWVVFLTLYAVLIMKCGKRKKGQQYDMVLDV; translated from the exons ATGAGATGTGATAAAGTGATCACCTACTTGAGGATTGTTGGGACGACACTGTTCGGCATTTCGCTGCTTGTGGGAATCTCTACTGCTTATATCATGGGGTATAAGCTCATAACGACTGCAGGCAACTACTTGTCCTTTGGTCTTTATGGGGCAATTCTAGTCGTTCACCTCATCATCCAGAGCTTTTTTGCTCTACTGGAACACAGGAACATGAAACGTTCCCTGGAAACACCGATCAAACTCAACAAGTCACTGGCCCTTTGCATCGCAGCCTATCAGGAAGACTCCAACTACCTGAGAAAGTGTTTATTATCGGTGAAAAGACTCACCTACCCTGGGATAAAGGTCATTATGGTTATCGACGGGAACAATGATGATGACTGCTACATGATGGAGATCTTTCAGGACATCATGGGCCGGGACAAGGCAACCACATACATTTGGAAAAGCAACTACCACCAGAAAGGACCAGAGGAAACCGAAGAATCGTACGCAGAGAGCCTGCAGCACGTTTCTCGTCTGGTTCTCAACAATAAGTGTGTGTGCATCATGCAGAAGTGGGGCGGGAAGAGGGAGGTCATGTACACCGCCTTCAAAGCCCTGGGAAGAAGTGTCGACTACGTACAG GTATGTGATTCAGACACCATGTTGGACCCGGCCTCCTCAGTGGAGATGGTGAAGGTTCTGGAAGAAGATTCCATGGTTGGAGGAGTAGGTGGAGATGTACAG ATTCTGAACAAATATGAATCGTGGGTCTCCTTCCTCAGCAGTGTGAGATATTGGATGGCGTTCAACATCGAAAGAGCTTGCCAGTCATATTTCGGGTGCGTTCAATGTATCAGTGGGCCCTTGGGGATGTACAGGAACTCCCTGCTTCATGAGTTCCTGGAGGACTGGTACAATCAGACATTCATGGGAAGCCACTGCAGTTTTGGCGATGACCGCCACCTGACCAACCGAGTCCTGAGCCTGGGATATGCCACGAAATACACCGCTCGCTCCAAGTGCTTGACCGAGACACCCATTACCTACCTACGCTGGCTTAACCAGCAGACCCGCTGGAGTAAATCATATTTCAGAGAGTGGCTTTACAATTCCATGTGGTTTCACAAGCACCACTTGTGGATGACCTACGAAGCCGTCATCACCGGCTTCTTCCCCTTCTTTCTCATCGCCACTGCAATCCAGCTCTTCTACCAGGGCAGGATCTGGAATATCCTTCTGTTCCTGCTGATTGTCCAGGTGGTGGCGCTCATCAAGTCTTCGTTCGCCAGTTGCCTCCGCGGAAACATCGTCATGGTCTTCATGTCCTTCTACTCAGTGTTATACATGTCGAGTCTGCTACCGGCAAAGATGTTCGCAATAGCCACCATAAACAAATCCGGTTGGGGAACGTCTGGAAGGAAGACCGTGGTGGTGAACTTTATCGGACTTATTCCGATATCAGTTTGGTTCACCATTCTTTTTGTTGgcattatttatacaataatcCAAGAGACCCGAAAACCTTTTCCAGAGTCCGAAAAAATTGTTTTGATA